From the Montipora capricornis isolate CH-2021 chromosome 2, ASM3666992v2, whole genome shotgun sequence genome, one window contains:
- the LOC138037933 gene encoding ZP domain-containing protein-like, with translation MAGPKGALFFLLFVVCVAGNEYGVTLTCGDGEMTVSLVKSSYPTLNASRLHLNDASCRATENTSYITFYTSLDGCGTTRLETESWFTFYNQIKSEIGQIGGAVTRDHDFHMHFNCSYQRKEVLSLTFQPNGIVRPPITDGFGNLTFKMDIYKSDSYKEAYVDNEYPLKVALNDYIHLGYSVESSQLLVVMAVNCKATKDKYFGSSLYYELIKDGCSQDTSMENDYDPTQSFQKFKFRAFRFFNDYAAIHLHCELMACYNNTSSRSRCSQGCQRSTGSKRRKREVSEESLPTTTKAYKIGRGPIQFFEKKANAKDAGSTGKQAAVIAGATVGGGVGLAFIICAAVLFVKYRIARLLFKNPNKVGNLYTTREECESRQSSYIEEDDHDMIERNEIL, from the exons ATGGCGGGTCCGAAAGGAGCCCTTTTCTTCCTTCTATTCGTCGTGTGTGTCGCAGGAAATG AGTATGGCGTGACACTAACTTGTGGTGATGGCGAAATGACAGTCTCCTTAGTGAAGAGTTCATACCCGACCTTAAATGCAAGCCGGCTACACCTAAATGACGCTTCCTGCAGGGCCACAGAGAATACATCTTATATCACCTTTTACACTTCTTTGGATGGTTGTGGGACAACGCGCTTAGAGACAGAAAGTTGGTTCACATTCTACAACCAAATTAAAAGCGAAATTGGACAAATCGGTGGTGCAGTCACCCGGGACCATGACTTTCATATGCATTTTAATTGTAGCTATCAAAGAAAGGAAGTTCTCAGCCTAACTTTCCAACCTAACGGAATTGTAAGGCCACCAATAACAG ATGGATTTGGCAACCTAACGTTCAAGATGGACATCTATAAAAGTGATTCCTATAAGGAAGCTTACGTCGACAATGAATACCCACTCAAGGTCGCCCTTAATGACTATATACATCTGGGATACAGTGTGGAGTCCAGCCAACTCCTGGTTGTGATGGCGGTAAACTGTAAGGCCACCAAAGATAAATATTTCGGTTCTTCACTCTACTACGAGCTAATAAAAGATGG ATGCTCCCAAGACACAAGTATGGAGAACGACTACGACCCAACTCAGAGCTTTCAAAAATTTAAGTTCAGGGCATTCAGATTTTTCAATGACTATGCAGCAATCCATCTACACTGCGAGTTGATGGCATGTTACAACAACACATCTTCTCGGTCTCG GTGTAGTCAAGGTTGCCAGCGTAGCACCGGGAGTAAGAGACGGAAGAGGGAAGTTTCTGAAGAGAGTCTACCGACCACAACCAAGGCCTACAAAATCGGAAGGGGGCCAatacaattttttgaaaaaaaggcaaacgcAAAAG aTGCGGGATCTACCGGCAAACAAGCTGCTGTTATCGCTGGTGCTACAGTTGGAGGAGGAGTTGGCCTTGCTTTTATCATATGCGCTGCTGTTTTGTTTGTCAAATACCGTATAGCACGACTGTTGTTCAAGAACCCCAATAAGGTTGGGAACTTATATACCACTCGAGAAGAATGTGAAAGCCGGCAATCATCTTACATTGAGGAGGATGATCATGATATGATTGAGAGGAATGAAATCCTGTGA